One Algibacter sp. L3A6 genomic region harbors:
- a CDS encoding nucleoside deaminase, producing the protein MCKEKFMQEAVNAALKGMNNNEGGPFGCVVVKDGKIVGRGNNKVTSTNDPTAHAEVTAIRDACKNLDSFQLDGCEIYTSCEPCPMCLGAIYWARPDKVYYGSNQVDAANIGFEDEFIYKEIPLPYEKRSIPFEQLAREIALEPFNEWTKKMDKTEY; encoded by the coding sequence ATGTGCAAAGAAAAATTTATGCAGGAAGCTGTAAATGCAGCTTTAAAAGGAATGAACAACAATGAAGGTGGCCCATTTGGCTGCGTAGTTGTTAAAGACGGAAAAATAGTTGGTCGCGGCAATAACAAAGTAACCTCTACCAACGACCCTACAGCACATGCCGAAGTTACGGCCATTAGAGATGCATGTAAAAACTTAGATTCTTTTCAACTAGATGGTTGTGAAATATACACCTCTTGCGAGCCTTGTCCTATGTGTTTAGGCGCTATTTATTGGGCTAGACCAGATAAGGTTTACTATGGGAGTAATCAGGTAGACGCGGCTAATATCGGTTTTGAAGATGAGTTTATCTACAAGGAAATTCCGTTACCATACGAAAAAAGAAGTATCCCGTTCGAGCAATTAGCTCGTGAAATTGCTTTAGAGCCATTTAATGAATGGACTAAAAAAATGGATAAAACGGAGTATTAG
- a CDS encoding GNAT family N-acetyltransferase: MINLENQLKNPVWYSLKETHKKYAVNSDGVQFYHHEVCPFGAFFDETKTAEASSEYVKKSDSFFFVSENQTPIIDENNVVLDRKIEGCQMVLNKLSDVEITEDIVLLDESYIEEIYNLVWLVMPGYYKKRTFEMGNYYGIIKDDKLVAIAGQRMQTDLFIEVSAVVTHPNYTRKGLAKQLIAHNTKEILKVNKQPVLHTNKGNLAIPLYQKLGYQLTRDMNWWLFHKK; the protein is encoded by the coding sequence ATGATAAATTTAGAAAATCAATTAAAAAATCCAGTTTGGTATTCATTAAAAGAAACGCATAAAAAGTATGCTGTGAATTCCGATGGTGTACAATTTTATCACCACGAGGTTTGTCCGTTTGGAGCTTTTTTCGATGAAACAAAGACGGCAGAAGCTTCAAGTGAATATGTGAAAAAATCAGATTCATTCTTCTTTGTTTCAGAAAATCAGACCCCAATAATAGACGAAAACAACGTGGTCTTAGATAGAAAAATTGAAGGTTGTCAAATGGTTTTAAATAAACTATCAGATGTTGAAATAACAGAAGATATTGTATTACTTGACGAAAGTTATATTGAAGAAATTTATAATCTAGTTTGGCTAGTTATGCCTGGTTATTATAAAAAGCGAACCTTTGAAATGGGTAATTATTATGGTATCATTAAAGATGATAAATTAGTAGCAATAGCTGGTCAGCGCATGCAAACTGATCTTTTTATAGAAGTTAGTGCTGTGGTTACACACCCCAATTATACAAGAAAAGGATTGGCAAAACAACTAATAGCTCACAACACAAAAGAAATTTTGAAAGTAAATAAACAACCTGTTTTACACACAAATAAAGGTAACTTAGCCATTCCGCTTTATCAAAAATTAGGATATCAGTTAACTCGTGATATGAATTGGTGGTTGTTTCATAAGAAATAA
- a CDS encoding nuclear transport factor 2 family protein → MNTIKKMDIKMENKEIIEKFYTSFSNGNFEGMLECYHKDVVFQDAVFGRLEGESAFKMWEMLLSQKKGDTKISFNNIEANAETGKANWVAEYFYGEKKRKVINKVSAAFIFKDGKIIEHLDTFDLWKWTKQAMGAPGYLLGWTPYMKSKIQQTTNKRLDAFMNK, encoded by the coding sequence TTGAATACAATTAAAAAAATGGATATTAAGATGGAGAACAAGGAAATAATAGAGAAGTTTTACACATCATTTTCTAATGGGAATTTTGAAGGCATGCTAGAATGTTATCATAAAGATGTTGTATTTCAAGATGCTGTATTCGGAAGGTTAGAAGGGGAAAGCGCTTTTAAAATGTGGGAAATGTTGCTTTCACAAAAAAAAGGAGATACTAAAATTAGCTTTAACAATATAGAAGCTAATGCTGAAACCGGAAAAGCAAATTGGGTTGCAGAATATTTTTACGGAGAGAAAAAAAGAAAAGTTATAAATAAAGTTAGTGCTGCCTTTATATTTAAAGATGGTAAAATTATAGAACATTTGGACACGTTCGATTTATGGAAGTGGACTAAGCAAGCCATGGGAGCTCCGGGATATTTATTAGGTTGGACACCTTATATGAAAAGTAAAATTCAACAAACCACTAACAAGAGGTTAGATGCTTTTATGAACAAATAA
- a CDS encoding YARHG domain-containing protein, whose amino-acid sequence MRLLIILLLISNSTFAQYWGGQEISESDLTPWLPKFEMEYQGSYHFGESEMETDLILFFSGGFIIGQVENGSWEEGTNQWKSNYINLTNIKIDKTGKFSSDQHTGQFVHYKTENGALYKSLKIDNPWSSWIEDSKFEIGTKSELILKDSYYGKYIEASYKKLQPAILHAMHPDDLQIMRNEIYARYGYIFIKNGKMDLYFRNQDWYRPEHKNVNDFLSDLERYNIDLIRSIE is encoded by the coding sequence ATGAGACTTTTAATAATTTTACTGCTGATTTCTAATTCTACTTTTGCCCAATATTGGGGCGGACAAGAGATTTCTGAATCTGATTTAACGCCTTGGCTGCCTAAATTTGAAATGGAGTATCAAGGCTCGTATCATTTTGGTGAAAGCGAAATGGAAACGGATTTAATTTTATTCTTTTCTGGAGGCTTCATAATTGGCCAAGTAGAAAATGGCTCTTGGGAAGAAGGTACAAACCAATGGAAAAGCAACTACATCAATCTCACAAATATTAAAATTGATAAAACAGGCAAATTTTCTAGTGATCAGCATACTGGGCAATTTGTTCATTATAAAACCGAAAACGGAGCGCTTTATAAAAGTTTAAAAATTGATAATCCTTGGTCTAGTTGGATTGAAGATAGCAAGTTTGAAATAGGAACAAAATCTGAATTAATTTTAAAAGATTCTTATTATGGGAAATACATAGAAGCTTCATATAAAAAATTACAACCTGCTATATTACATGCTATGCATCCTGACGACTTGCAGATTATGAGAAATGAAATATATGCACGCTATGGCTATATTTTTATTAAGAACGGGAAAATGGATCTTTACTTTAGAAATCAAGATTGGTACAGACCAGAACACAAAAATGTAAATGATTTTTTAAGTGATTTAGAACGTTATAATATTGATTTAATTAGAAGCATCGAATAA
- a CDS encoding cold-shock protein, which yields MSKGTVKFFNDTKGFGFITEEGVDKDHFVHISGLVDEIREGDVVEFDLQEGNKGLNAVNVKVI from the coding sequence ATGAGTAAAGGAACAGTAAAATTTTTCAACGACACTAAAGGATTCGGATTTATCACAGAAGAAGGTGTAGACAAAGATCATTTTGTACACATTTCAGGTTTAGTAGACGAAATTCGTGAAGGCGATGTTGTTGAATTTGATTTACAAGAAGGAAACAAAGGATTAAATGCAGTTAACGTAAAAGTTATCTAA